The following coding sequences lie in one Methanothermobacter sp. MT-2 genomic window:
- a CDS encoding glutamate synthase, large subunit yields MVQILLTDPEKCDGCNECIEACEKVTGHTSIFLNELEDGYHAIVCQQCVDPACARGCFRDAIRKEHGIVKIEQEACIGCKLCMLMCPIGAITYSDDGMIKCDQSCIEKPGDTPACVAACEKKCLEAVDVREVVSDIQKGFELKATTSSSSLTPSSPSSDLAAATQGLCVFCGTCEMVCPVDAIKVVDNHPEIDKKKCIMCGSCLAACPVLLPSGAGSIWDPRTIANIRYTSKAGKYVLRGFGTERRLPNFDDILIVPAQASIAPVDKYREPCNTKVTLGTRYAEEPLTLQTPVLIAGMSFGALSRESKLALAKGSTMVGSCANTGEGGMLPEERELADKLIVQYSSGRFGVSSEYLNVGDAIEVKIGQGAKPGMGGHLLAEKVSPEVAKIRGIPEGTDALSPARFLDATDREDLAKHIELLREVTDWKVPIIVKFGPGRVYEDVRIAAEAGADIISVDGMEGGTGAAPEVVIEHTGIPTLSALVQAVNSLEDMGLKDEIDLIITGGIRSGADVAKAMAMGADAVYIGTGAMIAMGCRACRMCYTGKCPVGVATQDPELRKRLDVDIGARKVANYIKAMTEETKMLAQLAGHDDIRQFNPDDLRALDTNTAAITGLKLINK; encoded by the coding sequence ATGGTGCAAATACTCCTAACAGACCCTGAAAAATGTGATGGATGCAACGAATGTATAGAAGCATGCGAAAAGGTCACAGGTCACACTTCAATATTCCTAAACGAACTTGAAGATGGATACCATGCAATAGTATGCCAACAATGCGTCGACCCAGCATGCGCAAGAGGATGCTTCAGAGACGCCATAAGAAAAGAACATGGAATCGTTAAAATAGAACAAGAAGCATGCATAGGCTGCAAACTATGCATGCTAATGTGCCCAATAGGCGCCATAACATACTCAGACGACGGCATGATAAAATGCGACCAAAGCTGCATAGAAAAACCAGGAGACACACCAGCATGCGTAGCCGCATGCGAAAAAAAATGTCTAGAAGCAGTCGATGTAAGAGAAGTTGTAAGTGACATACAAAAAGGATTCGAACTAAAAGCCACAACATCATCAAGTTCATTGACGCCATCATCACCATCATCAGATCTTGCAGCAGCCACCCAAGGACTCTGCGTATTCTGCGGAACCTGCGAAATGGTATGCCCAGTAGACGCCATAAAAGTCGTGGACAACCACCCCGAAATCGACAAGAAAAAATGTATAATGTGCGGATCATGCCTAGCAGCCTGCCCAGTACTCCTACCAAGTGGAGCGGGCAGCATATGGGATCCTAGGACAATAGCAAACATAAGATACACATCCAAAGCCGGTAAATACGTCCTAAGAGGCTTCGGAACAGAAAGAAGACTCCCAAACTTCGACGACATACTAATAGTACCAGCACAAGCATCAATAGCACCAGTAGACAAATACAGAGAACCATGCAACACAAAGGTAACCCTAGGGACAAGATACGCAGAAGAACCACTCACACTACAAACACCAGTACTTATAGCAGGAATGTCATTCGGAGCACTCAGCAGAGAAAGTAAACTAGCACTGGCCAAGGGATCAACAATGGTAGGATCCTGCGCTAATACAGGAGAAGGCGGCATGCTACCAGAAGAAAGAGAACTAGCAGACAAACTCATAGTACAATACTCCTCAGGAAGATTCGGAGTCTCATCAGAATACTTAAACGTCGGAGACGCAATAGAAGTAAAAATAGGCCAAGGAGCCAAACCAGGAATGGGAGGACACCTACTAGCAGAAAAAGTAAGCCCAGAAGTCGCCAAAATCAGGGGCATACCAGAAGGTACAGATGCTCTAAGCCCAGCAAGATTCTTAGATGCAACAGACAGAGAAGACCTGGCAAAACACATCGAACTTTTAAGGGAAGTCACAGATTGGAAAGTCCCAATCATAGTCAAATTCGGACCAGGACGAGTATACGAGGATGTTAGGATAGCAGCAGAAGCAGGAGCCGACATAATATCTGTTGATGGTATGGAAGGGGGAACCGGAGCGGCCCCAGAGGTCGTAATCGAACATACAGGTATACCAACACTCTCAGCACTGGTACAAGCAGTAAACAGCCTAGAAGATATGGGTCTAAAAGATGAGATAGATCTCATCATAACTGGTGGGATAAGAAGCGGTGCAGATGTTGCCAAGGCAATGGCAATGGGAGCAGACGCAGTATATATTGGAACAGGTGCAATGATAGCAATGGGATGCCGAGCCTGCAGAATGTGCTACACAGGAAAATGTCCAGTAGGTGTTGCAACACAGGACCCAGAACTTAGAAAAAGGTTAGACGTTGACATAGGAGCAAGAAAAGTCGCAAATTACATAAAAGCCATGACAGAGGAAACCAAGATGCTAGCACAACTTGCAGGACACGACGATATAAGACAATTCAACCCAGATGACCTACGCGCACTAGACACAAACACAGCAGCAATAACCGGCCTAAAACTAATAAACAAATAA